Genomic window (Nicotiana sylvestris chromosome 7, ASM39365v2, whole genome shotgun sequence):
ctgtcaaaatgttgaggaaggcaAATGAGAACGTCTTGCGATAGCATTTTAACTGGAAAATctacgcgagctggaggactttatcagcgagaacattcaacctgaagaaggtccttctgggaccaagtagttaggagtctttcttttcgcttttaatgtaataaggccaatagcCATTAGCGACATTTTTACTTCCCGctattttagtgttgttttgggattcgtcttattttttattaataaaatgaggtatttagcattataagttctccaagttaatttgtcgctaggcctacctcaggcacaacgaggcacccaaattaggacgtggTTTATATTCTTgtacaatgtgtttaaatattgcaacattttcttctcaacacccgcactaacttgttaccctttttgtttttctttatttttatcctctccccaaaggttagttcgtgcattctggcaccatcagcaTACTCAACAatatccaagggccctccacctcctcctcctccgcgTCCTACCGGAAAcaggaacaaaggcaaaatgggagATACCAGTACTAGAAAGGAAATCGAGAAAACCTCTCAGAACGCTTCAACCACTAAGGAAAATGCTGCTCATCTTGAGCAAACTTTGCTGAGATTTCGACAAGAATTGGGACAGGTTAGAAACCTGGCAAATCTGTCAATCATTCTTGCCGCTGCTGATGCCAACAACCAAAACCATACTACACCACCACCAGCACAACCTGCTCATACCCAAGCCTGTAACACCTGCAACAACACTCCACTGCTCATTCCTGAAccccaaaacaccacaaacaaccagAACGCTCCCATTTTTGTAGACACTGTGCCCCACTATGCCCAGCCTATCTCAGATACACCTGAATCAGACAGCAAAGACTCCCTCATTCAGAATTTAGCTGCTGAGCTCAAGAGGTTAACCAGCCGGGTCCAGGGTGTCGAAGATAGCAAAGGTGtggaaggtttgaactatgaagatctttgtgttcagccagatgtcgaactcctggaggggtacaaacctcccaagttccaAATGTTCGACGGTAAAGGTGATTCCAGGGTCCATCTCAGAATGTATTATGATAAGCTGGTAGGAGTCGGAAGGGACGAGAAAAtccgcatgaagttgttcatgaggagtttgaagggtgaTGCTTTATCATGGTATATTAGCCAGGATGCAAAGAAATGGACTAGTTAGGTGAACATGGTGTCTGACTTTATGGACCGGTTTATGTTCAACACTAAgaacgcaccagatgtgttctatatccagaatctcaagaagaagcccaaAGAGACCTTtcgcgaatatgctactcgttggaggtcagaagctgctaaggtcaaaccggccttggaggaagaacaaatgaataggtttttcGTCCGTGCTCAGGATCCGCAATATTACGAGAGGCTGATGCTAATAGAGGGCCAAAAGTTCTCCAacatcatcaagttgggagaTAGGAtggaagaaggcatcaaaaaccTTATGGTAACTAATCtcgaagcattgcaggccaccaacaaggctttacaatCTGGTGGCACGTCAAAGAAAAAGGACGTGATTTCCGTGATGGTTGCGCAAACAAACAATTCCCCTATGAAGTACCAAACCTATCCCTcagctccactcacatatcaacctaccctaaACTACCAAGCATCATCACCTACTTACAAAATTCCACCACCtgcttaccaatcatctccaccacctacgtatcaacccacttcacccagatttTCTCAACCCGCACCCGTATACCAAGCATACAACTCCCAACATTCTCACTACCCATCACCTCCTACCCGCCAAAACTTTCCCCGACCTAGACTAAACTTCGACCGtaaacctcccagacaatataccgcCATAGCCAAGCCAATTGACCAATTATATGAAAAACTCAAAGTAGTCGGTTACGCTACCCCTATTCCAGccgtaactccagaaaatccttcccaatggatcaacccaaacaagacttgtgcataccattcctgGATGAAGGtccataccattgatgagtgtcgctcgttgaaagacaagattcagaacctgattgacaacaagatcattatagcaaaggagcctgctcctaatgtctgcaacaacccccTGCCTGACCACAAGGGCAGGAGCATCCATATGATTGAGATTGAAGATGAgtgggaccccaaagggtcaaTCGGGTTGATAGCTGAAGGCGATGAACCTCAGAAGCCGGCGGTTACCCTCAATCCCATTGTTGTTCAGATTCAGCCTCCTAAGGAGGATGTGGTAAATGTGTTTGTGCCACTCGAGTTTGAAGCACTGCCTGCAAAGGTGCCAAAACTGATCGAGGTTgagtttgggattccaaaggcacccgcaccgtttgaagttgttgtgttacctcCAAGGGTGTCCATTCCGGTTTCCATGACAGACATGACCCCATTCAAGTCGaaagccataccttgggattacacaacTGAGGCTAGAAGGAAAGGGAAGACACATACCGGAGAAGCGGTCGCCGCACAGGGCATGACTAGAACAAGCAGGGTATACACCCCAGAACATTTAGCCGAGTCCAACAAGCAAGCCTCTGGACGTCCTGTCGAAACTGGACCCGAtgacctttggagaaagatacaggccaaggagtaCTCAGTTGTTGAAcaactgaacaaaacaccggcacaaatTTCTATCTTGTCCCTTCTGCAAAGCTCTGAGACACATAAAAATCACTTAATGAAGATACTAAGTGAAGCTTATGTTCCCAGCAACATAACAGGAGGCCAAACGGCGAATATGGTGGGACAGGtgttggaaagccacaagatcaccttccacgaggatgagtTACCACCAGAAGGGCTTagtcacaacaaggcattgcatatcactgtgcaatgcgaagatcatttcatcaccaTAATCTTGGTCGACGGGGGATCcaacctcaacatttgtccattgataaCTCTCAGGACATTGGGTAAGGGATTACATGAGGTCAAAGATGGGGCTATCAGTGTCAAAGCTTTTGATggatctcagaggtccaccatcgGAGAAATTAGCCTATGCCTACAGATGGGACCCACCTAGTTTGATGTCGAGTTCGAAGTTATTGACGTACCAGTatcctacaatttgttgttgggacgaccctggatccacgccgctggggctgtagcatcaactctacatcaagatataaaatttgaatggaatcatcaggaggtaatcattcatggtgacggtagcaaccctatatacagtcgccaaaccattccGATGATCGGAGGTAGAAGAAGGATAGGAGGAGAAACGTACCACCACATCGAGCGGGTCAATGCTGTagacaaagacaagtggtgggataacaagatcgaaagCATCCTGAATTGGAGCGGGTATGAACCCGGaaaaggacttggcaagaacctgcaaggtatcaccaaacctatcaagctgaagaagcacggtaccacttttggcctagggtatgagtacacttgggaggagttcaaccatTGGTCACCTCCATGGTGCGGACTATACTATCCGCTGGAGCACCCTATACCTCAGTTGGAGCAGACTTTTCAGCCAGCCGACACTTTGTACGGATCAGAGGAAGACAAGGCACTAGCAGCAATAAAGAACCTATTTCTGGAAGaagatatggattgttgtgttatatTCGAGGAGGAAGggaaggaaggcccttccattcaAGCCGTGAACCGAGGGGAACGTCTCACTAATTGGTCGGTCAGGACCACTAGTGCCCGAACATCTTTGGGGTAGCAAGGTTGAACGAGATTCATGCATCGCATCTTTATTTTCTTAGTCGCCTTTCCTTTATGCATTGTCTTTACTTTCCAAAAGAGCTCTGATGTCTCGAACGATTATGAATTTCAATCAAAGAATTTCAAATTCATTATATATTGCACTCTTATTACTTTTCTCTATTATTTACTTCGTTTTACATAGCGTTGGTCTTACatatcttgatgatgaaccaataactgtgacttgcaacgaggcaatgcaac
Coding sequences:
- the LOC138872869 gene encoding uncharacterized protein, whose protein sequence is MVSDFMDRFMFNTKNAPDVFYIQNLKKKPKETFREYATRWRSEAAKVKPALEEEQMNRFFVRAQDPQYYERLMLIEGQKFSNIIKLGDRMEEGIKNLMVTNLEALQATNKALQSGGTSKKKDVISVMVAQTNNSPMKYQTYPSAPLTYQPTLNYQASSPTYKIPPPAYQSSPPPTYQPTSPRFSQPAPVYQAYNSQHSHYPSPPTRQNFPRPRLNFDRKPPRQYTAIAKPIDQLYEKLKVVGYATPIPAVTPENPSQWINPNKTCAYHSWMKVHTIDECRSLKDKIQNLIDNKIIIAKEPAPNVCNNPLPDHKGRSIHMIEIEDEWDPKGSIGLIAEGDEPQKPAVTLNPIVVQIQPPKEDVVNVFVPLEFEALPAKVPKLIEVEFGIPKAPAPFEVVVLPPRVSIPVSMTDMTPFKSKAIPWDYTTEARRKGKTHTGEAVAAQGMTRTSRVYTPEHLAESNKQASGRPVETGPDDLWRKIQAKEYSVVEQLNKTPAQISILSLLQSSETHKNHLMKILSEAYVPSNITGGQTANMVGQVLESHKITFHEDELPPEGLSHNKALHITVQCEDHFITIILVDGGSNLNICPLITLRTLGKGLHEVKDGAISVKAFDGSQRSTIGEISLCLQMGPT